In Erigeron canadensis isolate Cc75 chromosome 1, C_canadensis_v1, whole genome shotgun sequence, a single window of DNA contains:
- the LOC122608992 gene encoding dehydrin ERD14-like, whose product MSNEAVYSESPKVDEATTPPVEQSERGWFDFMKTKKTDEGTKCDDEDAAISSEFDQKVHVSDPEPKLAEEEHKHETSFEKMSTEAEPKADEKPYETLFQKMSEAEPEADENKHETLLQKMHDSHVGSSSGSSSDEECEDGEKKKKKKKEKKSMTTQIQEKIEERKEKKEEEEMAKHENETHVPVEKYEEVAAPPHISEVAHPIVTPEQPHTSEVAHPIATPEPEEKKGFMEKLKDKLPGHKKVEEEEHSAPPPSTPAVETYDGEEKEKKGIFKKIKEKIPGYHSKAEGEMVKECD is encoded by the exons ATGTCTAATGAAGCGGTTTACAGCGAATCCCCAAAAGTTGACGAGGCCACTACTCCTCCCGTGGAGCAGTCGGAACGTGGATGGTTCGATTTCATGAAGACCAAGAAGACGGACGAAGGAACCAAGTGTGACGATGAAGACGCCGCAATCTCGTCTGAATTCGATCAGAAAGTTCATGTGTCCGACCCCGAACCAAAATTAGCCGAGGAGGAACATAAGCATGAAACTTCTTTCGAGAAAATGTCGACTGAAGCCGAACCAAAGGCTGATGAGAAGCCATATGAAACTTTGTTCCAAAAAATGTCTGAAGCCGAACCCGAAGCTGATGAGAATAAGCATGAAACTTTGCTCCAGAAAATGCATGATTCACATGTCGGTTCCAGTTCTGGCAGT TCGAGTGATGAAGAGTGCGAAGACggagaaaagaagaagaaaaagaagaaggaaaagaaaTCAATGACCACGCAGATCCAGGAAAAGATAGAAGAGcgcaaagaaaagaaagaggaaGAAGAGATGGCGAAACATGAAAATGAGACACATGTCCCAGTTGAGAAATATGAAGAAGTAGCGGCCCCGCCACACATTAGTGAAGTGGCCCACCCCATCGTGACCCCCGAGCAACCACACACTAGTGAAGTGGCCCACCCCATTGCGACCCCTGAGCCAGAGGAGAAAAAGGGGTTCATGGAAAAACTCAAAGATAAGCTTCCTGGCCACAAAAAGGTCGAGGAGGAGGAACACAGTGCTCCTCCTCCATCAACACCAGCAGTCGAGACATATGATGGTGAAGAGAAGGAGAAGAAGggtatttttaagaaaattaaagagaaaattcCTGGATATCACTCAAAAGCTGAGGGGGAaatggttaaagaatgtgattAA